One genomic segment of Virgibacillus doumboii includes these proteins:
- a CDS encoding response regulator transcription factor, translating to MANFTINHDIIDNNLLPSFSLTIEDSYSTSIYSDMDMQAELVKVIKSNSKISLFDLQEGLYKRLTVEENIVFYHKWFGCDTPVPEILVLFELQTCAKTPLHKCSESEVRRVYFAKYYMTGVEPMVFQEPIHGVDIKTTNTFINMLEKIKENNIPVLVLVSNMEHALLLGDVPYKLQEKGIQQIEVDDGEEQAVADGGSPAIANLFKIPAKVDDKMILFDPPEIDYIESQDGKAMIVINDEAYAMDSTLAEIERKLEIYGFYRCHRSYIVNLQKVREIITWSKNTYSLRIDNKSQSTIPLSRTKIQDIQEKFSL from the coding sequence ATGGCAAATTTTACAATCAATCATGACATTATTGATAATAACTTACTTCCATCATTTTCTCTTACCATAGAAGATTCATATTCCACTTCCATTTACAGTGATATGGACATGCAGGCTGAGTTGGTCAAGGTTATCAAAAGCAACAGTAAAATATCCCTTTTTGATTTGCAGGAAGGTTTATACAAACGCCTGACAGTGGAAGAAAATATCGTCTTTTATCATAAATGGTTTGGCTGCGACACACCAGTTCCCGAGATTCTTGTGTTGTTTGAACTTCAGACTTGTGCAAAAACCCCTTTGCATAAATGTTCCGAATCTGAAGTCCGCCGGGTTTATTTTGCCAAATATTATATGACCGGTGTCGAACCAATGGTATTTCAGGAACCAATTCATGGTGTTGATATTAAAACAACGAATACCTTTATCAACATGCTTGAAAAGATCAAGGAAAATAATATACCAGTTCTTGTTTTGGTTTCCAATATGGAACACGCACTATTACTTGGCGATGTGCCGTACAAACTGCAGGAAAAAGGCATCCAGCAAATTGAGGTTGATGACGGGGAAGAACAAGCAGTTGCGGACGGCGGCTCACCAGCGATTGCAAATCTATTCAAAATCCCGGCAAAAGTGGACGATAAAATGATTTTGTTTGATCCACCTGAGATTGACTACATAGAAAGTCAGGATGGAAAAGCAATGATTGTTATCAATGACGAAGCCTATGCGATGGATTCCACACTGGCAGAAATTGAAAGGAAATTGGAAATTTACGGATTTTATCGTTGCCACCGATCCTATATCGTGAATTTGCAAAAGGTACGCGAAATCATTACATGGTCAAAAAATACATATTCACTTCGGATTGACAACAAATCACAGTCAACCATTCCCCTGTCACGAACCAAAATTCAGGATATCCAGGAGAAATTCAGCCTGTAA
- a CDS encoding ABC transporter ATP-binding protein produces the protein MENTIEVTGMRKVFGQNTAIKNVSFNVKKGEIFGLLGPSGSGKTTTIKILTGELRQTSGKASVLGVDSKQFGTADFKSKIGILSDNSSLYQRLTVYDNLKLFCKLYNAPLKQIDVLLREVNLEDERTKTVSKLSKGMKQRVLLAKALMHKPDLVFLDEPTSALDPGNAAQIHRGLQKLNEAGTTIFITTHNMEEATALCDRVAFLHNGKLQELDSPDALRYKYSTHAFHVETFNGERLVIENEPENANQIKELIANNQVKAMQSDNPTLGQIFLKVTGKELV, from the coding sequence TTGGAAAATACAATCGAAGTAACAGGAATGCGGAAAGTTTTTGGCCAAAATACGGCTATCAAAAATGTCAGTTTCAATGTAAAAAAGGGTGAAATTTTCGGGCTGCTTGGACCAAGCGGATCAGGCAAAACAACAACCATTAAAATCTTAACCGGAGAGCTTCGGCAAACATCCGGTAAAGCGTCGGTGCTCGGGGTTGATTCAAAGCAGTTTGGAACGGCTGATTTCAAGTCCAAAATCGGGATATTATCGGATAATAGTTCCTTGTATCAACGGCTGACTGTCTATGACAATCTGAAATTATTTTGTAAATTATACAATGCACCGCTGAAGCAAATCGATGTGTTATTGCGGGAAGTTAATCTGGAAGACGAGCGGACTAAAACAGTATCGAAGTTGTCAAAAGGTATGAAACAGCGCGTGCTTCTCGCCAAAGCGCTCATGCATAAACCTGATCTTGTTTTTCTTGACGAACCGACATCAGCCCTGGATCCGGGGAATGCGGCACAAATTCACCGCGGACTTCAGAAGCTGAATGAAGCCGGCACAACGATTTTTATAACAACGCACAATATGGAGGAAGCAACTGCATTGTGTGACCGTGTTGCATTTTTGCACAATGGTAAACTGCAGGAATTGGACAGTCCGGATGCACTCCGTTACAAATACTCCACCCATGCATTTCATGTGGAAACATTTAACGGGGAACGATTGGTCATTGAAAATGAACCGGAGAATGCCAATCAAATTAAGGAACTAATTGCAAATAACCAGGTGAAGGCAATGCAATCGGACAATCCGACACTTGGCCAAATCTTTTTAAAAGTGACCGGAAAGGAGCTGGTATAA
- a CDS encoding ABC transporter permease — translation MHIQRISAIFEKDIKDFMKNMMLLMMPLIPIVLALMYDRMGRGEEEIPLFLIYVIIGSTFSAVTYSCMATMMAEENEKKTLRGLILSPASFLDIIIGKSLVAGLMTLISLVVSLAIVGIEPFLNIRVIIGLILLFLFFLSLGIGIGLFSKSIASTSVYLMPVMFLFGFTPMFEMFGLGEDNIVIKISDVFPVMQAIEIHDTSSWLPLGIMAVWVVGAAGFMYVCFRKTMTDD, via the coding sequence ATGCATATTCAACGTATAAGTGCCATTTTTGAAAAAGATATAAAAGACTTTATGAAAAATATGATGCTTTTAATGATGCCATTGATTCCCATCGTATTGGCACTCATGTATGACCGTATGGGCAGAGGGGAAGAAGAGATCCCGCTTTTCCTCATCTATGTTATTATCGGAAGTACATTTTCAGCAGTCACATATAGTTGTATGGCAACGATGATGGCTGAAGAAAATGAAAAAAAGACACTGCGCGGACTGATTTTATCGCCAGCTTCTTTTCTCGACATTATTATCGGAAAAAGCTTGGTTGCCGGACTCATGACACTGATTTCATTGGTTGTGTCGCTTGCTATCGTTGGCATTGAACCATTTCTGAACATAAGAGTTATCATCGGATTAATCTTGTTATTCCTGTTCTTTCTGTCTCTTGGCATTGGAATCGGACTGTTTTCAAAATCAATTGCGTCCACATCCGTTTATCTTATGCCTGTCATGTTCTTATTCGGTTTCACACCGATGTTTGAGATGTTCGGGCTTGGTGAAGACAATATTGTCATTAAAATTTCTGATGTATTCCCTGTCATGCAGGCGATTGAAATACACGACACTAGCTCATGGCTGCCGTTGGGAATAATGGCTGTTTGGGTCGTTGGTGCAGCAGGGTTTATGTATGTATGTTTCAGAAAGACAATGACAGATGACTAA
- a CDS encoding nucleotidyltransferase domain-containing protein: MKQEEALNIIAASLKQDSYVQAVFVKGSMGRGEQDEHSDIDLYCLVDEKNETAFLNNRVDHLRAYRELLFYEDIFIIAPQIVAVYDNLLHADLFTVTEKSFKEKDYFRVLYDPENRIDQFKATQNLTVSYGEFQDDVMDVAWFLFQHKKSAARGNDIWSVKMLNYVVNHLARVLLHHHCPNRAQLGLKTVERSLPDELVKKFSNAMEHNTPGDHGKAAKQLATIVSAEKEWILSTLDESGRRKIGTLLEEMLSFYSAGKVE; this comes from the coding sequence AGGTTCGATGGGGAGAGGCGAACAGGACGAGCATTCTGATATTGACCTTTATTGTCTCGTTGATGAAAAGAACGAGACTGCCTTTCTCAATAACCGCGTGGACCATTTACGGGCATACAGGGAGTTGCTGTTTTATGAGGACATTTTTATCATTGCACCGCAAATTGTTGCTGTCTATGATAATCTGCTGCATGCTGATTTGTTTACCGTTACAGAAAAGAGTTTCAAAGAAAAAGATTATTTTAGGGTTCTGTATGATCCGGAAAACCGGATTGATCAATTTAAGGCTACGCAAAATTTAACTGTCTCATATGGAGAATTTCAGGATGATGTAATGGATGTTGCCTGGTTTCTTTTTCAACATAAAAAATCAGCTGCCAGAGGAAATGATATCTGGTCGGTGAAAATGCTCAATTATGTAGTTAATCATTTGGCACGCGTATTGTTGCATCATCATTGTCCAAATCGGGCTCAACTTGGATTGAAGACAGTGGAACGATCTTTACCTGATGAGCTTGTGAAAAAATTCAGTAATGCTATGGAGCACAATACTCCGGGCGATCACGGTAAAGCTGCCAAACAATTAGCAACAATCGTTTCCGCTGAAAAAGAATGGATTCTTTCTACGCTTGATGAATCGGGGAGAAGGAAGATAGGAACGTTGCTTGAAGAAATGCTGTCCTTTTATTCAGCAGGGAAGGTGGAATAG